A region of the Apium graveolens cultivar Ventura chromosome 6, ASM990537v1, whole genome shotgun sequence genome:
ATAAACTGAGATTGGAGAATCGACAACCCAGCTTTTTACATGTTGGATATCAACTATAAAAATGTCGATGTTTAAACTCGTGAATAATAAACAATGACCTCTTGCAATAACTATCACCGACCCAGATTCAATGCAGACTTTGCAGATCATGAAAAATATCAATAAACTCGTTCTCAACAGATCTAACATCAAATAAATTCAATCATAACTAAACAAAAACATAACCAAACACTCCAAAAGTAAAGATAGAATACACACTCCAAGACTCCAAAATGAGAGAGACACAAATACCGAAAAAAttgatatttattaaaataaaaaattgaaatcgAGAACAAAACAAATGAAGTAGTTGGAATTTTTAATCGTAAAAATCAGTAAAAATTTGTTGATTAACTTGAAAAGAACAAATTCTACGTGAGGAGTGGAGGGTGGCGACTACGATTATAAAAGTCTTAGCTAAATTTTCATCCACACGTAAATATCTTAGCTACTGTTTGGCGTTTCTGTTAGTTTTAATCTTAAACTTAGATGTTATTTTGCTTAATGTTTATTTGATTGTTTTTAGGGAATAAGTCTGTCCAACATTAGTTGATTTAGTCGTATGTTTCTTTGTGGAGAGTTTGTAGGACTAGTTGAATAAACTTAGTGCTGGAGTATTTGTAGGATTTTAGTTGATATCAGGTTCCTGTTTTGTAGCCAACTCTATTTTGGCAAGTCTTTATATCTGGTATTGCTGTATTGAATGGAAACAGGTCGTTGGGTAATTGTTCTCTGTGTATTTTTCTCTGAGTTATTTGTTAAACAGCtatattcaaatatatatatatatatatatttgattaaCGATTAGCAGACTCAAgaatttggtatcagagcatcaGGCGTACTGTGTGTTACCTGTGGAAAGCAGCGACTATGGATGTGAACAAGATGAAAGGTGGATCGATGGGTCTCATCTATCCCATGTTGAGAAAGACTAATTACACGACGTGGGCTCTTAAAATGAAGCTCATTATGCAAGCTCACTCAGTTTGCCGGGAGGCAATAGAGCCGAGTGATTCAAAGGTGTCGTGTGATGATAGGGTCGACAAAATTGCGTTGGCAATCTACCAGGCGATACCGGAAGAGATTTTGTTGACTCTTTCAGATAAGACGAAGGCTCAGGATGCGTGGCAGGCCATCAAAACACTTTGTCAAGGAACTGATAAAGTTAAAAACGCGAAGATACAGACTGTTAAGATCGAGTTTGAATCAATGGTGATGAAAGACAATGAGCAGATCGATGATTTCTGCATGAAGGTTACAGGATTGGTGACTAATATTAGAGCATTGGGGGATTGTTTGAGTGAATCATATGTGGTCAAGAAAATCTTACGAGCAGTCCCTACAAAATTTCTGCAGATAGTATCAACTATGGAGCAATTCAGTGATATGGAGACATTGACTGTGAAAGAGACTGTGGGTGCTCTTAAGGCTCACGAAGAAAGATTGAGGGGTCAATCTGACAGTGCAAATGGTCAACTAATGATGACACATGAGGAGTAGTCCAGGCGTGAACGAGACGAGGGAAAGCTCTTGTTAACCAGAGAAGAGTGGTTGAGACGAACAGAAAAAGCTGGAGGTGATTCCTCGACAAATTGGAAGGGACGTGTCAATCGAGACAAAAAAAATTCGATGCTTCAATTGTGAACTTTACGGACACTATGCAGCAGATTGTAGACGACCCAAAAAAGTGAGAGAGTTTAAACAAGAAGCTAATATGGCACAATTTGAGGATGATGAACCAGCACTCTTATTGGCTAATCATATTGAAGAAAAGGAAAAAATGATGCTCCTAAATGAAATGACAGTAGCTCCTAAGTTGGCCAAGAATGAAAGTGCAAGGAACACCAGCTCGAGCTTGTGGTATCTCGATAATGGGGCAAGCAATCGCATGACGGAAGACAAGTTGAAGTTTAGAGAGCTAAATGAGGACATAACTGGTCAAGTTCGATTTGGTGATGGATCAACGGTAAAAATCGAAGGAAAGGGCATGGTGATTCTAAAATGCAAAAATGGAGAAGAGAAGGCTCTAACTGAGGTATACTCTATTACCACTCTTTGTAACAATATTATAAGCATTGGTCAATTATCTGAGGAGGGTAATCGAGTGATTATTAAGGGGAGTTTTCTGTGGATATATGACAATCAAGATAAGTTGCTTGTGAAAGTTCAAAGGTCTCAGAATAGGTTGTATAAATTGTTGGTCGAAACAAGTAATGCTAATTGTTTTCTGTCGAGAACTAGTGATAAGACCAGGCTGTGGCACGTCCGTATGAGACATGTAAACTTTCAATCACTGGTATTGATGGACAAAGGAAAGATGATGTATGGCTTACCGAGAATTACACAACCTGATGGTATTTGTAATGGGTGTCTGATGTCGAAGCAAACGAGGAAACCTTTTCCCACAAAATCTCATTATAGTGCGAGTAAAGTGCTACAACTTATTCATGGGGATCTTTGTGGCCCTATACAACCTGCCACTACTGCTGGAAATAAGTATTTTTTCTTGTTGGTAGACGACTACAGTAGAGCTATGTGGGTGTATATGCTAAAAAATAAGGATGATGCACTTGGGGCATTCAAAAAGTTTTGATCACAAGTTGAAGATGGCAATGACAAGAAAGTTAGATTGTTGAGGACAGATAGGGGTGGGGAGTTCTCCTCCAAAGAATTTGATACTTACTGTGAGGAGGCCGGAATTACGAAACACTACACCGCACCATATTCGcctcagcaaaatggtgtggtggaacgGAGAAATAGAACTGTTGTTGAGATGGTTAGGAGCTTCTTGAAAGAGACAAATATGTCGGGGAATTTTGGGGAGAAGTAGTAAGGCATGCTGTCTATGTATTGAATCGACTTCCAACAAGAGCACTGTCCAGAGTAACGCCATATGAAGCATGAAGTGGGGTAAAACTAAATATAAGTCATATACGTGTATTTGGGTGTGTTGCACACATGAAAATTCTGAGTGTACACACCAAAAAGCTGGATGATAGGAGCAAAAGGGTTATAAATCTTGGGAAAGAGCCTAGAATGAAGGCATATAAGCTTTATGATCCAATAGAAAAACGAGTTCATGTGAGTCGTGATGTAATTTTTGATGAAGCAGAATCGTGGTCATGGGAAGAGCTGAGTAAAAATGAGAATCAAGAGTCATACACATTCTCTGTTGTGGGTTCGAATGAAAGGAATCCTGATGAACTAAACACGGAGCAAACAGATGGAGAAGAAGTAAATGAAGAAGCAATATATAGTGATTGCACTGAGAACTCGTCACAGGTTCGCAATCTCCATCAAACTATCAGGATTCACCGAGCTCGCAATCTCCAATAAATTATCAGGATTTTGATAATTATGATGACAGCAACCCAACGAGAAAATACAGGTCCGTAACAGATGTTTATGCTGAAGCACGTGAAGTAGAACTAGAAGACGAGTTGTACTTAATGGGAGTCGAGGAACCAAATACTTATAACCAAGCAGCAGGTAAAAAGGAGTGGAACTTGGCAATGCAGCAAGAGATGAAGTCGATCGAACAAAATGGTACATGGGTATTGACAGAGTTTCCAAAGAATCAGAAGGTGATTGGGCTGAAGTGGATTTACAAATTAAAGAAAGACGCGGAGGGCAATATAGTGAAGCACAAAGCTCGTTTGGTGGCCAAAGGGTATACACAAGAACAAGgtgttgattttgaagaaaattttACGCCCATTACTCGACTAGAGACGGTTCGATTATTATTGGCATTAGCAGCCCAAAACTCTTAGGAGGTACATCATTTAAATGTAAAAACAACATTTTTGAATGGAGAAATCAAAGAAGACGTATATGTGGCTCAACCAGAGGGGTACGTTCAAAGGGGTAAAGAACATATGCTGTACAAGCTTCTAAAGGCGTTGTATGGACTTAGACAAGCTCCACGTGCATGGTACTCGAAACTTAATCGGTGTCTTGAGGAGATGGGTTTACCAGGTGTCCCTACGAACATGCGGTATACTCTAAAACGGAAGGTAATGATATGCTGATCGTAAGTGTATATGTTGATGATTTGTTGGTCACAGGTACAAACTTGGGAGTTATCAAGAAATTCAAGGCTCAAATGAGTAACAAGTTCGAAATGAGTGACCTTGGAAAATTGAATTACTATCTGGGAATCGAAGTGGATCAAGGGAAGGACTATATTGAGTTAAAGCAGTCTGGGTATGACATAAGGATACTTGAAAGAGATGGTATGTCTAAGTGTAATTCATGAAAATATCCCATGGATCATAAGGATCATATTAATAAGGATGAGCATGGTGTACCAGTTAATAGCACTCAGTATAAGTCGATGGTGGGAGGCTTAAGATACCTGGTTCATACTAGGCCTGATATTGCCTATATTGTAGGTGTGATTAGTAGGTACATGGAACGTCCAACCGAGATGCATCAGAATGTAGCAAAGAAAATTTTATGATATATCAAAGGGACGATAAACTTTGGCATTGTGTATATGAAGGATGGCAGCAATAATGAGTTATCTGGATTTTTAGACAGTGATTTGGCGGGTCATTTGGATGAACGAAAGAGCACAGGTGGGGTAGTGTTCTACTTGAATGAAAGCATCATTACATGGGTTAGTTAGAAACAACGGTGTGTTGCATTATCATCGTGTGAGGCGGAGTTCATGGCCGCAACTGCAGCAGCCTGCCAAGgtatttggttaaagaatgttcTTGGTCATGTTTTGGGTGTCAAGATGAAGCTAGTAGTGATATATATTGACAACAAGTCCGCAATTGACTTGGCCAAAAATCCAGTATTCCATGGTCGTAGTAAATACATTGACATTCGCTATCACTTTATACACGAATGTGTTGAGAAAGGGGAGATAATCATCAAGCATGTCCGAGGAGAGATTCAGCGTGCATATATTCTTACAAAGGCCATGACTATAGTAAAATTCGAGCGTATGAGGCAGCTAATGGGGGTGAAGGAACTCAGAGAATAAGTTTAAGAttaagggggagattgttagttTTAATCTTAAACTTAGATGTTCTTTTGCTTAATGTTTATTTGATTCTTTCTAGGGAATAAGTCTGTCCAACATTAGTTGATTTAGTCGTATGTTTCTTTGCGGAGAGTTTGTAGGACTAGTTGAATAAACTTAGTGCTGGAGTATTTGTAGGAGTTTAGTTGATAACAGGTTCCTGTTTTGTAGCCAACTCTATTTTGGCAAATCTTTATATCTGGTATTGCTGTATTGAATGAAAACAGGTCGTTGGGCAATTTTTCTCTGTGTATTTTTCTCTGAGTTATTTGTTAAACAactatattcatatatatatatatatatatttgattaaCGATTAGCAGACTCAAGAGTTTCCGGTAAGTCCACTTAATTGGGGCTTATCAACAGCTTCTTCAAATGGGATAAGCCCATAAGTAAAATGTACCTGACCCAGTACTTTTCTTCTTCACTTAATTCATCTCTGACCTCGCGCCTCTTTCCCATATCTCTCCCATTTCTCCTCTCTCTCAGTTTGGCGCTAAAATCCCGTTCGATCTCTCTAAACCTGCTTCGGTTCTCGTCAGGTATCTCCCCTCTCTCCCGTATGTATATGTCTATGTATTTTTAGTTTCGTTAAAATAGCAAATCTGATTGATTTCGTGTAGTTATGATCGATGTCGATGTCACTGGTTTGTGTATATTTGTATGTATCATTTCTACCGTATTCAAGCTCTCCTTACACTTCTgggtaaataatttttttttaataatttgatCACCTTTGTATGATACTTGTTGTTCTTTGGATTTTTTAAAGGGGTTTATGTTAAATTAGTTTAAATTTGAATTCTTCattttttatgtaattattttgtGTTTAGTGATGAATTGAGCTGTTTAGTTCTTGATATGTTGTGTTTAGTCATTGGAGGTTTACTAAGTTTGCTTTAAAATTTAAGCTGGAGTGTTAATTAacatccttgattctttttcaaTGATTTGTACAGATGTCAAGGGCACAATCAAAGATACGGAGACGGGATCAACCATCGGGTGCGGCTCCTCCTGTATGTGCGACTCCTTCTGTGTCATTTGCTTCCAAGTGGGGAGATGAAGAACACGATTTATTTGTGAGGCTATGTTATGGTGAGGTTGTTAAAGGCAACAGGTCTAACACCACTTTGAACAAAGAAGATTGGAACGCTGTGTATCAACAATTTGCTTCTCGTTCAGGAAAGGGTTTGGGATTTAAGAAAACTAAAGAATCGTTGGGATGCGATGAGAGAAGATTACAAAATATTCAGAAAATTGAAGTTTGGACAAATTGGTTTGGGATTGAATGAGTTGACAAAATAATTTGAAGCGTCTAATGAATGGTGGAAGGAGAAAATTAAGGTACATCTTTTCAATTTATGAGTTTAATTGAAGTATTTGCTGCTGAAGAATCGCTGGTTTTTAATATTGTTATCTGATGTTTAGTTGCATCTACTTTGATGTCCCCTTTCTATTAAATAGAATGATTTACATTCCCTGATTTCAATGTTATCATTAATATATTGATAACTTTATTCAGTAATTTTACGCACAACACTTTAAGCACATATGGAATGTAGTGGTACATTTATTTGACAATATGTATTGCGATTAGCGAAATTACCTGGTTTTATTGTGCATAACTTATAACAATTGAGCTCTTCATGCTTTACCAACTGTTTAGTAGTTCTGAATAAAGAGAATTGTATGGTTATGATGCTTTACCTATCTTGTTGTGCATTATTGTATTGGTAGACAAACTGTTACCTTCATTTCACATTCCTACATTGCGATGATATATCTTCACTGATAGTAAATGACTAATGTACATACAACTCTAATGTCACTGGCTTATATCACCGGTGATTAGTGTTGACTTGACTAACAATCTCAGATACAATTTTCTAGAAATATAACAAGACACAGACACAAAAAACTATGCTTAATGCTAATAACTCCAACCCTTGAATCTTGATCATTAGACTTCCCTTGACTTCCCATAACGTGCAATAATTTGTGTTGCAGACTCAATCTATTGCACCCTGCTGCTACTTTCATGTTGTTGCCTTGTATCTGTATCAGAAGTCATATTGTATAGGGCTTGAAACATGACATATATGGCAGGTACAACTGCTTTGAGGggaaaagaaaataatattaTGCCTCTATGACTTATTCTGCCTGTTCATAAGAATGTTAGATATGCTTATGACCACCCTAATGTTTCCAGTTTCCTtgactaattataaataataGACCACTTTTGCATGTTTCTGGCTTCCACAGTTCCTGAGAGACCTCTTGTAATCATTAGTATTCCAGGATGTCGTCTGCTATTTTTGGACATCTGAGCTACGTACACACACTTACCTGTTATAGGTTGATCTTCTTATAAATAATGTGAAAAAGCTATTTCTTACGGAATTTATGAATAATCTAGCAATTTTTTTGTTGGAAATTTGAGTCTTATCCCCAACACATTTATAGAATTTGTACTGTATTACAAGATTTTAATATATTTAACTTCTGCCTTCATTTTGGATTGGCCATTGGGAGAGTAAAAATAACAACTTAGCTCTTGGGTTTTGCCCACAAGCATCATTACTTTTAGCAATGGAAGTTAATAAACAAGTATGGAATTTTTGTGTTAGAAAATAGGCATTGCTCATTCGAAGCCCATTCTTCTTGATGGTCTTTTGTTTCATATTATTGACAGTTGCAACTTGCTTGTTACTTAGTAATGAGGATTGTGATCTCTCTGTGACAGGGTGCACGAAAGGAATTTATTTTCCGTCTATTACAAGAAAACTCACCAACACGCTTTATTTCCTATTATGCATCTGTCATGCTATTATGCTTTACACCCATCTTCCTCTAGCTGCCTGTACCATGTTTTGTTGAACATTGCAACCAAATTAAAGTAGAGCTTTACTGATATTAAGAACATATCTTTTTCATAAATAGTTATAAATGCCAGTAGTAATTTTTTGCTGAGTAACAAAATCTAAACAGGCTAAACAGGTTTATGTAGTTGTTCACATTAAATATTTGACACCAAGTGTAATATATTTAAACTAACCAGGTTTATACAGTGGTTCACCAGTATGTGTTTTACTTGTAATTCTAAATGATTAACAATCTCATTTATCTTGTTACTTGTTAATTCTCGCAGGAGAATAAAAAATTTAGCAAATTCAGAAATAAGGATATGACGTATTTCGTCAATTACTATGATACTTTGTTCGGGGATGTCATTGCAACTGGTGAGCGAGCAAAAGCTGTGAATAACTACTCTGTGATGAATTTAGAGCAGGGTGAAGATATTCCAGATTTCGGAGAAAATGATGGGAATGAAGGTAGCGGTGACAACGATGATAACAACTATGAAACACCACAACCACCATCGCAGAATCTATTTTCTACCAACTCTTTTAGATCTGGTTCGAGCAGTGGCCAAAAAAGAAAGAAATATGGAGCAGAGTTCGTCCGGGAAGGGCTGGATGGTTTAGTAGCAGCCATGTCTTGGAAGAATA
Encoded here:
- the LOC141666087 gene encoding uncharacterized protein LOC141666087, which translates into the protein MDVNKMKGGSMGLIYPMLRKTNYTTWALKMKLIMQAHSVCREAIEPSDSKVSCDDRVDKIALAIYQAIPEEILLTLSDKTKAQDAWQAIKTLCQGTDKVKNAKIQTVKIEFESMVMKDNEQIDDFCMKVTGLVTNIRALGDCLSESYVVKKILRAVPTKFLQIVSTMEQFSDMETLTVKETVGALKAHEERLRGQSDSANGQLMMTHEE